One stretch of Coleofasciculaceae cyanobacterium DNA includes these proteins:
- a CDS encoding glycoside hydrolase family 3 N-terminal domain-containing protein: MGIRDWQSLSLQEQIAQMIVVRASGYLFDHQIRYPAWEANNAQLKKWLTEFNLGGVILLGGSSIELQARSQQLQNWAKIPLLIAADVEEGIGQRFPGGTWFPPPMALSAIYQQNRSRAQQYATQIGKITAQEALAVGINWLLAPVVDVNNNPDNPVINIRAFGDRPEVVAALTTAFINGAKSYPILTTAKHFPGHGDTATDSHLDLPSIPHTESRLAAIELPPFQQAIAADVDSVMTAHLLIPAWDRHKPATLSANIVTERLRKQLGFEGLVVTDALIMGGITKYASPEEVAVMAVEAGSDILLMPDNPEVAIASIYAAVTSGRIAEQRIQQSLARIWQAKTRVLTAESALELSNPEARLTVDAILQDSLQTSEAVLITDQDRDGRNLIVVDDVLNATYLDLNSPAVAIPQQFNYQRQIVDINTFDYILLDSRPTLLQVFIRGNPFRGKAGLTTKAKQIYQQFLTNRLAVGIVIYGSPYVLEWFKSIMDSHLPWVFSYGQMEQAQAIALSALFCHDLNTLASKSQSNFGF, translated from the coding sequence TTGGGAATTAGAGATTGGCAAAGTTTATCTCTCCAAGAGCAGATCGCTCAAATGATTGTTGTTCGAGCTTCTGGTTATCTGTTCGATCATCAAATTCGTTATCCTGCTTGGGAAGCCAATAATGCTCAACTCAAAAAGTGGCTCACAGAATTTAACCTTGGTGGAGTGATTCTTTTGGGAGGAAGCAGCATTGAATTGCAGGCGCGATCGCAACAGCTACAGAATTGGGCAAAGATTCCTCTATTAATCGCCGCCGATGTTGAAGAAGGTATTGGACAGCGGTTTCCTGGAGGGACTTGGTTTCCTCCGCCAATGGCCTTGAGTGCTATTTATCAGCAGAATCGGAGTCGGGCGCAACAGTATGCTACTCAAATTGGTAAAATAACGGCTCAAGAAGCTTTAGCAGTAGGAATTAACTGGCTGCTTGCTCCTGTAGTTGATGTCAATAATAATCCTGATAATCCTGTAATCAATATCCGAGCTTTTGGCGATCGCCCTGAAGTTGTTGCTGCTCTTACTACGGCGTTTATTAATGGTGCTAAATCTTATCCTATTTTAACCACAGCCAAGCATTTTCCTGGTCACGGAGACACCGCGACGGACTCTCATTTGGATTTACCTTCTATCCCCCATACAGAATCTAGACTAGCAGCGATCGAATTACCTCCCTTTCAACAGGCGATCGCTGCGGACGTAGATAGCGTTATGACGGCTCATTTATTAATTCCTGCTTGGGATCGGCACAAGCCCGCTACTCTCTCTGCTAATATTGTTACGGAGCGGCTGAGAAAGCAACTGGGGTTTGAGGGATTAGTTGTTACCGACGCTCTAATCATGGGGGGAATAACTAAATATGCTTCTCCCGAAGAAGTAGCAGTGATGGCAGTTGAAGCGGGAAGCGATATTTTATTGATGCCCGACAACCCTGAAGTAGCGATCGCGTCAATTTACGCTGCGGTAACATCAGGACGAATCGCCGAGCAGCGTATTCAGCAGTCTTTAGCGCGTATTTGGCAAGCCAAAACCCGAGTCTTAACCGCCGAATCGGCTTTAGAATTATCTAACCCAGAAGCCAGACTAACAGTTGATGCAATTCTACAAGATTCGTTACAAACTAGTGAAGCAGTATTGATTACTGACCAAGATCGAGACGGACGTAATTTGATCGTGGTAGACGATGTACTCAATGCAACCTATTTAGATCTTAATTCCCCTGCTGTTGCTATTCCACAACAATTTAATTACCAAAGACAAATAGTAGATATTAATACCTTTGACTACATCCTGCTAGATTCGCGCCCTACTTTGTTACAGGTATTTATTCGGGGTAATCCTTTTCGGGGTAAGGCTGGCTTAACGACTAAAGCAAAGCAAATATATCAGCAATTCCTGACAAATCGACTAGCTGTAGGAATAGTGATTTATGGCAGTCCTTATGTACTGGAATGGTTTAAAAGCATTATGGATTCACACTTACCCTGGGTGTTTAGCTATGGTCAAATGGAGCAGGCTCAGGCGATCGCTTTATCCGCTTTGTTTTGTCATGATTTAAATACCCTAGCATCTAAGTCTCAAAGTAATTTTGGATTTTAA
- the rbfA gene encoding 30S ribosome-binding factor RbfA has protein sequence MANSRRVARVAALIKREVSQMLLSEIKDDRVGAGMVSVTDVDVSGDLQHAKIFVSIYGTEEARAETMEGLESSANFVRKELGSRMQLRRIPTVKFLEDSLERGDNMLNLLSKISQERQDKPETVE, from the coding sequence GTGGCTAATAGTCGTCGTGTGGCTCGCGTAGCTGCCTTAATTAAGCGAGAAGTCAGCCAGATGTTACTCAGCGAAATCAAAGACGATCGCGTCGGTGCTGGAATGGTTAGCGTTACTGATGTTGATGTTTCAGGGGATTTACAGCACGCTAAAATCTTTGTCAGCATTTATGGTACGGAAGAAGCTAGAGCAGAGACTATGGAGGGATTAGAGTCTTCGGCAAATTTTGTGCGTAAGGAATTGGGTAGTCGTATGCAGCTCAGAAGAATTCCCACAGTAAAATTTTTGGAGGATTCATTAGAAAGAGGAGACAATATGTTGAACCTGCTGAGTAAAATTAGTCAGGAGCGGCAAGATAAACCAGAGACAGTAGAATAG
- a CDS encoding LysR substrate-binding domain-containing protein: MIPATLHQLKVFETVARNSSFTRAAEELLITQPTVSSQVKQLTKSVGLPLFEQIGKSLYLTDAGQELLSTCQEIFENLNNFEIKIADLKGTKQGQLNLAVITTAKYFVPRLLGSFCQNYPGIDVALKVINHQEIQERMQMNKDDLYVVSNPHQDIDLTSRPFLNNPLVVVAKKDHPLASKKNINLKELNDQPFIMREQGSGTREAIAQLFAQNNIAVKVKLELGSNEAIKQAISGGLGISVLSEHCLISEGISGELTILDFQHFPIRRRWFVSHLAGKKLSVIAETFLDYLLSESPKMTFPQSSILAQLAK; this comes from the coding sequence TTGATTCCAGCAACTCTACATCAATTAAAGGTATTTGAGACAGTAGCGCGCAATAGCAGCTTTACTCGCGCCGCCGAAGAGTTACTAATTACTCAACCAACTGTTTCCAGTCAAGTTAAACAGTTAACCAAATCGGTTGGACTCCCTCTATTTGAACAAATTGGTAAAAGTCTATATTTAACCGATGCAGGGCAAGAATTGCTGAGCACTTGCCAGGAGATTTTTGAAAACCTAAATAATTTTGAAATCAAGATAGCCGATCTCAAAGGAACCAAGCAGGGACAGTTAAACTTAGCTGTCATTACCACTGCCAAATATTTTGTTCCCAGACTACTTGGTTCTTTTTGCCAGAATTATCCAGGGATTGATGTTGCGCTTAAAGTGATTAACCATCAAGAAATTCAAGAGCGAATGCAAATGAATAAAGACGATCTGTATGTGGTTAGTAATCCGCATCAAGATATAGATTTAACCAGCAGACCCTTTTTAAATAATCCCCTGGTAGTAGTAGCTAAAAAAGATCATCCTCTAGCCTCGAAGAAAAATATTAATTTAAAAGAGTTGAACGATCAGCCTTTTATTATGAGGGAACAGGGATCGGGGACGAGAGAAGCTATTGCCCAATTATTTGCTCAGAATAATATTGCGGTCAAAGTAAAGCTAGAGTTGGGCAGCAACGAAGCAATTAAACAGGCTATTTCTGGTGGATTAGGAATATCAGTGTTGTCGGAACATTGTCTAATTTCTGAGGGAATATCAGGAGAATTAACAATTTTAGATTTTCAACACTTTCCAATTAGACGTCGTTGGTTTGTGTCTCATTTAGCGGGGAAAAAATTGTCGGTAATTGCGGAAACATTCTTAGATTATTTATTGTCAGAAAGCCCAAAAATGACTTTCCCGCAGTCAAGCATCCTGGCACAACTAGCCAAATAA